Proteins co-encoded in one Christiangramia fulva genomic window:
- a CDS encoding cytochrome ubiquinol oxidase subunit I → MENIDYARLQMAFTLGFHIIFACIGMVMPFFMIVSHYKWLKTRKPVHLQLTKAWQKGVAIFFVTGAVSGTALSFELGLLWPEFMKHAGPVIGMPFSLEGAAFFVEAIALGFYLYGWNKLPEKFHWFTGVIIGISGVLSGILVVSANAWMNAPSGFDVVNGEFTNIDPVAAFFNAAWFTQALHMTLAAFVATGFAVAGIHAFQIRRNKKPELHKEAFRISIFFGAVAAILQPLSGDLSAKDVAERQPVKLAAMEAHYETEKGAPLYIGGIVDEEEKSVSHKIEIPGALSFLAFGDFDAEVKGLNAFPEDELPPVSIVHYAFQTMVGIGTLLMLSGILFLISLKKKSWRDDRWFWWLFAILSPLGFLALEAGWTVTEVGRQPWIIYEVMRTSEAVTPMPGLQYSFYLYVLVYLSLAITVTWLMKRQIKVLNNSIG, encoded by the coding sequence ATGGAAAACATAGACTATGCAAGGCTCCAAATGGCTTTTACCCTGGGCTTTCATATTATTTTCGCTTGTATAGGCATGGTCATGCCTTTTTTTATGATCGTTTCTCACTACAAATGGCTGAAAACCCGAAAGCCGGTTCATCTACAACTTACCAAAGCCTGGCAAAAAGGAGTGGCCATTTTTTTCGTCACCGGGGCGGTATCGGGAACAGCGCTTTCTTTTGAACTTGGATTGCTTTGGCCTGAATTTATGAAGCATGCCGGCCCGGTGATCGGGATGCCTTTTTCCCTTGAGGGCGCCGCCTTCTTTGTGGAAGCCATTGCACTTGGATTTTATCTCTATGGCTGGAATAAACTTCCCGAAAAATTTCACTGGTTTACGGGCGTGATCATTGGTATTTCCGGAGTGCTTTCCGGGATTCTGGTGGTCTCGGCAAATGCGTGGATGAATGCGCCATCAGGTTTCGACGTGGTGAATGGTGAATTTACCAATATCGATCCGGTGGCAGCCTTTTTTAATGCAGCCTGGTTTACGCAGGCCCTGCACATGACCCTCGCAGCTTTTGTCGCTACGGGTTTTGCGGTGGCCGGAATTCACGCCTTTCAGATCCGGCGGAATAAGAAACCGGAACTTCATAAGGAGGCTTTTCGTATTTCTATTTTCTTTGGCGCGGTCGCTGCAATCCTTCAGCCTTTAAGCGGGGACCTTTCTGCCAAAGATGTTGCCGAGCGGCAGCCGGTGAAACTGGCGGCCATGGAAGCGCATTATGAAACCGAAAAGGGCGCTCCTCTATATATCGGTGGAATTGTGGATGAAGAGGAAAAATCTGTTTCTCATAAAATTGAAATTCCGGGAGCATTATCCTTCCTGGCTTTTGGCGATTTTGATGCTGAAGTTAAGGGACTGAATGCTTTTCCGGAAGATGAACTGCCGCCGGTGAGCATCGTGCACTACGCTTTTCAGACCATGGTGGGAATCGGAACGCTTTTAATGCTGTCGGGAATTCTGTTTCTTATCAGTCTGAAGAAAAAGAGCTGGCGCGATGATCGTTGGTTTTGGTGGCTCTTTGCCATATTGAGTCCCCTGGGATTCCTAGCCCTGGAAGCAGGCTGGACAGTGACTGAAGTAGGTCGCCAGCCCTGGATCATTTACGAGGTGATGCGAACTTCTGAAGCCGTTACCCCTATGCCGGGACTTCAATACAGTTTCTACCTCTACGTGCTTGTTTACCTGAGTCTGGCGATTACCGTCACCTGGCTCATGAAACGCCAAATTAAAGTGCTCAATAATTCAATTGGTTGA
- a CDS encoding class I SAM-dependent methyltransferase → MEDLKTHWEKIYSSKNFEETSWYQEKPETSLNLIETLNLSHDAPVIDIGGGDSHLCDHLLKLGYSDLSVLDISKKAIERAKKRLGKKADEVSWIVSDVTDFKQEDKFELWHDRAAFHFLNEPEKINKYFENLKASLKSGGFVILGTFSDEGPEKCSGINVHRYSEAEMSALFEKDFDKISFQKLNHTTPWGAEQNFSFGVFRKK, encoded by the coding sequence ATGGAAGATTTAAAAACACATTGGGAAAAGATATATTCTTCAAAGAATTTTGAGGAAACCAGCTGGTATCAGGAAAAACCGGAAACCTCGCTCAATCTTATCGAAACCCTGAATTTATCACATGACGCTCCCGTAATCGATATTGGGGGTGGAGACAGCCATCTTTGCGACCATTTGCTGAAGCTTGGTTATTCTGATTTGAGTGTGCTGGATATTTCTAAAAAAGCCATTGAAAGGGCGAAGAAAAGACTGGGGAAGAAAGCGGATGAAGTTAGCTGGATCGTAAGTGATGTCACAGATTTTAAGCAGGAAGATAAATTTGAATTATGGCATGACCGCGCGGCTTTCCATTTTCTGAATGAACCTGAAAAGATCAACAAGTATTTCGAAAATTTAAAAGCTTCCCTGAAAAGCGGCGGATTTGTGATTCTGGGGACCTTCTCTGATGAAGGACCAGAAAAGTGCAGCGGGATCAATGTTCACCGATATTCCGAAGCTGAAATGAGCGCGCTTTTCGAAAAGGATTTTGATAAGATCAGTTTTCAGAAGCTTAACCATACAACTCCCTGGGGTGCCGAACAGAATTTCAGTTTTGGGGTTTTCAGAAAAAAATAA
- a CDS encoding tyrosine-type recombinase/integrase, producing the protein MKKVSLFLFRHKNREQIGIDFKFDLQIKETLKQLEAVRWTKTHGCFYVPANRKILHELSEHLRKNHIIMNQSLLDFSKIPEEKTVEVNNEKIVGYHRYLKGLRHSESTICTYMSFTEKFLRFHNFKEEYSETDVARFVEAEIAEKNYSISTHRQCISALKHYFDLSENAAFDTTQLKRPKKSSYLPSVLSKEEILDILRVTRNLKHRSVLALIYSSGLRIGELIKLELKDIDVDRRQIQIKQSKGRKDRYVMLAESFLPLFFNYVQTYEPKRFFVEGYQGSQYSSSSIRSFLKESSARAKIRKRVTPHTLRHSFATHMLENGTDLRYIQALLGHAKPETTMIYTHVTRHDLTKIESPLDRSLKDLLDKGATDNGNPNLRLSRNILG; encoded by the coding sequence ATGAAAAAAGTAAGTTTATTCCTGTTTCGGCATAAAAACAGGGAACAGATCGGCATCGATTTCAAATTCGACCTTCAAATAAAAGAAACTCTTAAGCAATTAGAGGCGGTGCGATGGACTAAAACCCACGGGTGTTTTTATGTTCCCGCGAATAGGAAAATCCTTCATGAACTATCAGAACATCTCCGCAAAAACCATATTATTATGAACCAGTCCCTGCTGGATTTTTCAAAAATTCCCGAAGAAAAGACAGTTGAGGTCAATAATGAAAAAATTGTGGGCTACCACAGGTACCTGAAGGGATTGCGACATAGTGAAAGTACCATTTGCACTTATATGTCTTTTACCGAAAAGTTCCTGAGATTCCACAATTTCAAAGAGGAATATTCTGAAACCGATGTAGCCCGATTTGTCGAGGCCGAAATTGCTGAAAAAAACTACTCTATTAGTACTCATAGGCAATGCATCAGCGCTCTGAAACATTATTTTGATCTTAGCGAAAATGCGGCTTTTGACACGACTCAGCTGAAAAGGCCCAAAAAAAGCAGTTATCTGCCCAGTGTTTTGAGCAAGGAAGAAATCCTGGATATTTTGCGGGTTACACGAAATTTAAAGCATCGCAGTGTGTTGGCGCTCATTTATTCTTCGGGTCTAAGAATTGGCGAGCTGATAAAACTTGAGCTAAAAGATATAGATGTTGACCGGCGGCAAATACAAATAAAACAGTCAAAAGGCAGGAAGGACCGTTATGTGATGCTAGCCGAAAGTTTTTTGCCACTTTTCTTTAATTATGTTCAAACCTATGAACCTAAGCGTTTTTTTGTGGAAGGGTACCAGGGAAGTCAATACTCTTCTTCGTCAATTCGTAGTTTTTTAAAAGAATCTTCAGCACGGGCGAAGATCAGGAAAAGAGTTACCCCACATACCTTAAGGCACAGTTTCGCTACACATATGCTGGAAAACGGAACAGATTTACGTTACATCCAGGCTTTACTGGGGCACGCAAAACCGGAAACCACGATGATCTACACCCATGTAACGCGTCATGACCTTACGAAAATTGAAAGCCCGTTAGACAGGAGTTTAAAAGATCTACTTGATAAAGGGGCTACGGATAATGGAAACCCAAACCTGCGTTTATCCCGAAACATTCTCGGATAA
- a CDS encoding coniferyl aldehyde dehydrogenase, which produces MDRSELLQLLNKQKAAFRKDPPSFEKRMESLKNLSDIVKENKSLLIRAINKDFGGRAEEETRLLEILPLQDQIRHSMRHLKNWMKPRSVKSSWFLIPAKAFYQYQPLGSVGIMGAWNYQILLTLGPLIDAIAAGNHAIIKPSEMAPASAEVIRKMINSAFPEEYIHCVTGDAEMAKGFSSLPFDHLFFTGSSNIGKKIMAAAAPNLTPVTLELGGKSPAVIHPSYPLKVALQRIINGKLFNGGQTCVAPDYIIAPDSLNDEIENTAKSIVNTLYPDLKKEGKFTSIINEKHFQRLKSLLEDAKNKGARIVEISGNDEHKLLTPKLLFNVNDEMKVMQEEIFGPILPVLNLETVEEAINYINDHHKPLALYYFDNNSKRIKHLLKFTQSGGVTVNDTIYHLAQHRLPFGGVGNSGMGHYHGFDGFKTFSKKRAVMEQGRLAASDFLQPPYTGFKQKLLGWVEKFSKV; this is translated from the coding sequence ATGGACAGAAGCGAACTCCTTCAACTTCTTAATAAACAGAAAGCGGCTTTTCGGAAGGATCCGCCTTCTTTTGAGAAGCGTATGGAAAGCCTTAAAAACCTTTCTGATATTGTGAAGGAAAATAAATCGCTTCTGATAAGGGCTATCAATAAGGATTTTGGCGGCAGGGCAGAGGAGGAAACCCGGTTACTGGAAATCCTTCCGCTTCAGGATCAGATAAGGCACAGCATGCGTCACCTTAAGAACTGGATGAAACCCAGGAGCGTCAAATCTTCATGGTTTTTGATTCCGGCAAAAGCCTTTTACCAATACCAGCCGCTGGGATCGGTAGGAATCATGGGCGCCTGGAATTACCAGATTCTGCTCACTCTGGGACCTTTAATCGATGCCATCGCCGCAGGAAACCACGCGATCATAAAACCTTCTGAAATGGCTCCGGCTTCGGCTGAGGTGATTCGAAAAATGATCAATTCAGCATTTCCTGAAGAATACATCCACTGCGTTACGGGTGATGCCGAAATGGCAAAAGGTTTTTCTTCCCTGCCTTTTGATCATCTTTTCTTTACAGGCTCCTCGAATATCGGAAAGAAGATAATGGCGGCCGCGGCGCCCAACCTTACCCCGGTAACCCTGGAACTGGGAGGGAAATCACCGGCTGTGATCCATCCTTCCTATCCGCTAAAAGTTGCCCTGCAGAGAATTATTAATGGCAAGCTCTTCAATGGCGGACAAACCTGTGTCGCTCCAGATTATATTATCGCTCCAGATAGTTTGAATGATGAGATTGAAAATACCGCCAAAAGTATCGTGAATACCTTGTATCCCGATTTAAAAAAAGAGGGTAAGTTCACTTCGATAATCAATGAAAAACATTTCCAAAGGCTTAAATCTTTACTTGAAGACGCGAAAAATAAAGGCGCGAGAATAGTAGAAATTTCAGGGAATGATGAGCATAAACTCCTGACGCCTAAACTTCTTTTCAATGTAAACGATGAGATGAAGGTCATGCAGGAAGAGATCTTTGGTCCCATTTTACCGGTGCTTAATCTTGAAACTGTAGAGGAGGCTATTAATTACATCAACGATCATCACAAGCCCCTTGCGCTTTATTATTTCGACAATAATTCTAAACGAATAAAACATCTGCTTAAATTTACCCAATCTGGCGGAGTGACTGTAAATGATACCATTTATCACCTGGCGCAACATCGATTGCCTTTTGGAGGAGTGGGTAATAGCGGCATGGGTCACTACCATGGTTTTGATGGTTTCAAGACCTTCTCCAAAAAAAGAGCGGTGATGGAGCAGGGGCGCCTGGCAGCTTCCGACTTTCTGCAACCTCCCTATACAGGCTTTAAACAAAAGCTGCTTGGCTGGGTGGAAAAGTTTTCAAAAGTGTAG
- a CDS encoding MBL fold metallo-hydrolase codes for MLKRFGKLPSGERQARIQKTTLYRDGEFKNLEETSINPDGVSMVKMLRMMKNRPSSVRPSEELPHQKTNLSAIESGKPAVVWFGHSSYFIKTKNLNILVDPVFSGFASPFSFFGKAFDGADEYNPDDMPEIDLLILTHDHYDHLDYQTIVELKPKVKKVVTSLGVGSHLEFWGYRPEIITEIVWWQSAEIATDVKITATPSRHFSGRGLTRFKTLWSSFVLEVDGFKIYLGGDSGYSRAFKEIGEKFENFDLALLECGQYNEYWPQIHMMPEQTAQVARDLNAKILMPVHWGKFVLSAHPWDEPVRRVTSACSKMGQKYVIPKIGEMYRLNEKFTQYTWWEEIK; via the coding sequence ATGCTCAAGAGATTTGGAAAGCTGCCTTCCGGCGAAAGACAGGCGAGAATTCAAAAAACAACCCTTTACCGTGACGGGGAATTTAAAAATTTAGAGGAAACAAGTATAAATCCTGATGGCGTAAGTATGGTAAAAATGCTGAGGATGATGAAAAACCGTCCTTCCAGCGTTAGACCTTCCGAAGAATTACCGCACCAAAAAACAAATCTCTCGGCAATTGAATCGGGAAAGCCCGCGGTGGTATGGTTTGGCCATTCTTCCTATTTTATCAAAACGAAAAACTTGAATATTCTCGTAGATCCGGTTTTCAGCGGATTTGCTTCTCCTTTTTCTTTCTTCGGAAAGGCTTTTGACGGAGCCGATGAATATAATCCCGATGATATGCCGGAGATCGATCTGCTCATCCTTACCCATGATCATTACGATCACCTCGATTATCAAACGATCGTTGAACTCAAACCGAAGGTGAAGAAAGTGGTCACTTCTTTAGGTGTAGGCTCACATCTTGAATTTTGGGGTTACCGCCCGGAAATAATTACTGAAATCGTCTGGTGGCAATCTGCTGAAATAGCAACAGATGTAAAGATTACCGCCACACCTTCGAGACATTTTTCGGGCAGGGGATTAACTCGTTTTAAAACGCTCTGGTCTTCTTTTGTTCTGGAAGTAGATGGTTTCAAAATTTATCTTGGAGGGGATTCGGGTTATTCAAGAGCATTTAAAGAAATTGGTGAAAAATTTGAAAATTTTGACCTTGCGTTGCTGGAATGCGGTCAGTATAATGAATACTGGCCTCAAATACATATGATGCCGGAACAGACCGCCCAGGTGGCAAGGGATCTTAACGCAAAGATTCTAATGCCGGTCCATTGGGGGAAATTCGTGCTGTCAGCGCATCCCTGGGATGAACCGGTAAGAAGAGTGACCAGTGCATGCTCAAAAATGGGACAAAAGTATGTTATTCCAAAAATTGGAGAGATGTATCGCCTTAATGAAAAGTTTACACAATATACCTGGTGGGAAGAAATTAAATAA
- a CDS encoding Crp/Fnr family transcriptional regulator, producing MYKELKEAYGFLFEDELLQEIAGSGSLRRARAGEKIIEIGSYVKSIPLLISGAIKILREDKNGDELLLYFIERGDTCAMTLACCLGDTKSEIRAVAETDTVFVMIPIEKMEEWVAKYKSWRNFVFESYHSRLSEMLDTIDTIAFMNMDERLMRYLQDRAKINGDPAIQSTHQQIAYDLHTSRVVISRLLKKLEMQGKISLQRNQILVKDL from the coding sequence ATGTACAAGGAACTTAAGGAAGCATACGGATTTTTATTTGAAGACGAATTGCTCCAGGAAATTGCCGGTAGCGGTAGCCTGCGCAGAGCCCGTGCGGGAGAGAAGATCATAGAAATAGGCAGTTATGTAAAAAGTATCCCCTTGCTTATTAGCGGCGCCATTAAAATTTTGCGCGAAGATAAGAACGGCGATGAACTCTTGTTGTATTTTATTGAAAGGGGCGACACCTGTGCCATGACCCTCGCCTGCTGCCTGGGCGATACTAAAAGTGAGATCAGGGCAGTGGCCGAAACCGATACGGTTTTTGTCATGATTCCTATTGAAAAAATGGAAGAATGGGTGGCTAAATATAAAAGCTGGCGAAATTTTGTCTTTGAATCCTACCATTCCCGGCTTAGCGAAATGCTGGATACCATAGATACGATCGCTTTTATGAATATGGATGAAAGGCTAATGAGGTACCTGCAGGATCGTGCAAAGATCAATGGCGATCCCGCAATCCAGAGTACGCACCAGCAAATTGCCTATGATCTCCACACGAGCAGGGTAGTGATCTCAAGGCTTCTGAAAAAACTCGAGATGCAGGGTAAGATCTCCCTGCAACGAAACCAGATCTTGGTTAAAGATCTTTAA
- a CDS encoding cytochrome d ubiquinol oxidase subunit II has product MLYVVLFFTFFSLFLYVLLGGADFGAGIVELFSSPENRKLNRETIYKVMGPIWEANHIWLIILIVILWIAFPMYFNIIITYLHIPITLILLGITMRGVAFIFRHYDAVVDESQIWYNRMFRISSLITPVFLGMSFGALVSGRIIVSPGPQHGFAEIFMLPWLNIFTLLTGFFYAALCAFLAATLLIGETEGEARKIYSRKSAIATIVLVILGGLVLLYGFLTDMAFVKDFVENPFSVAAILLSAVLLIPLWRAIRKERRVLARILAGSQILLVIFAAVNTHFPSLIISAEGDVNMLQGIAPEASINILGITLIVGGAIILPGLFHLMKSFNMIKFSIKEESKN; this is encoded by the coding sequence ATGTTGTATGTAGTCTTATTTTTTACATTTTTCTCACTGTTCCTGTACGTTTTATTGGGAGGAGCCGACTTTGGCGCGGGAATCGTCGAGTTGTTTTCTTCTCCCGAAAACCGAAAGCTTAACCGCGAGACTATTTACAAGGTGATGGGGCCTATTTGGGAAGCCAATCATATCTGGCTGATCATCCTGATCGTGATCCTGTGGATAGCTTTTCCAATGTATTTTAATATTATCATTACCTATCTGCATATACCCATTACGCTCATTTTACTCGGAATTACCATGCGCGGAGTCGCTTTTATTTTCAGGCATTACGATGCGGTGGTAGATGAATCCCAAATCTGGTATAATCGCATGTTTCGTATTTCCAGTCTTATTACTCCTGTTTTCCTCGGAATGTCTTTTGGGGCTCTGGTAAGCGGAAGGATCATTGTTTCTCCCGGTCCGCAACATGGATTTGCAGAGATCTTCATGCTACCCTGGCTGAATATTTTCACTTTGCTAACCGGTTTTTTCTATGCCGCGCTTTGTGCTTTTCTTGCAGCTACTTTGCTGATTGGAGAAACCGAAGGCGAGGCACGAAAAATTTATAGCCGAAAATCGGCCATCGCCACCATCGTTCTGGTGATCCTCGGCGGACTGGTGCTTCTTTATGGTTTTCTAACCGATATGGCCTTCGTAAAAGATTTTGTAGAAAATCCATTTTCCGTAGCCGCGATCCTGCTATCGGCTGTTCTGCTCATTCCTTTATGGAGAGCTATCAGGAAAGAACGCCGGGTGCTGGCAAGGATTCTCGCAGGCTCGCAGATACTTCTCGTGATCTTCGCCGCGGTAAACACGCATTTCCCAAGCCTTATCATCAGTGCCGAAGGCGATGTGAATATGCTTCAGGGCATAGCACCCGAAGCTTCGATAAATATTCTTGGAATAACGCTTATTGTTGGCGGTGCAATTATTTTACCCGGCCTTTTCCATTTAATGAAGTCTTTTAATATGATAAAATTTTCCATAAAAGAAGAATCAAAAAATTAA
- a CDS encoding HEPN domain-containing protein, whose product MNPKNFQNPHSKEVIENLKIPEGTFSFTFSADKLFEKDLGGIIYEIVAGEIYYRLEKDNNVNLKYYRSSPGTGTKVATVNISDLSYSEGIRIFMTWKPENISLHITNTTGDKKVLTGEGENSNKKFRVAPDGGVIQIGDDNVQTMGFEMYVGGKPFIQPTARDNWQSKVDAINLLFDSKSKSEEKRWESVITNMALVIMVTGFESYCKTRFLEMEKEGKTLNFSDLLNSFSTKLEKENNIEEYIIEKARENNVSPLKYIVDKKRIDFQNFKRCNTAFKKGYNISFFENLNIPTEKIDLIKEVIKYRHRIVHYSMYEASFNMEDHSADPIFVQVQFGRKCLSAFEDFVIELHNKTF is encoded by the coding sequence GTGAATCCAAAAAATTTTCAAAACCCACATAGTAAAGAAGTGATTGAAAACCTGAAGATTCCTGAAGGTACATTTTCATTTACATTTAGTGCAGATAAACTTTTCGAAAAGGATTTAGGAGGAATTATTTACGAAATAGTAGCTGGTGAAATATATTATAGACTTGAGAAAGACAATAATGTAAATTTAAAATATTACCGCTCTTCACCTGGTACAGGAACTAAAGTAGCGACAGTAAATATTTCAGATTTATCTTATTCCGAAGGCATAAGAATCTTTATGACCTGGAAGCCAGAAAACATAAGCTTACACATTACAAATACAACTGGTGATAAGAAAGTTTTGACGGGTGAAGGTGAAAATTCAAATAAAAAATTTAGAGTTGCACCAGATGGTGGAGTAATTCAAATTGGTGATGATAACGTTCAAACGATGGGGTTTGAAATGTATGTCGGAGGAAAACCATTTATTCAGCCGACAGCAAGAGATAATTGGCAAAGTAAAGTTGATGCAATAAATCTTCTATTCGATAGTAAGTCTAAAAGTGAAGAAAAAAGATGGGAATCCGTAATTACCAATATGGCCTTAGTAATTATGGTAACGGGTTTTGAAAGTTATTGTAAAACCAGATTTTTAGAGATGGAAAAGGAAGGAAAAACTTTAAATTTTTCTGATTTATTGAATTCATTTTCTACAAAACTTGAAAAAGAAAATAATATTGAAGAATATATAATTGAAAAAGCAAGAGAAAATAATGTATCTCCTTTAAAATATATTGTAGATAAGAAAAGAATTGATTTTCAAAATTTCAAAAGGTGCAATACAGCTTTTAAAAAAGGATATAATATTTCCTTTTTTGAAAATTTAAATATTCCAACTGAAAAAATTGATTTAATAAAAGAGGTAATAAAATACAGACATAGAATTGTGCATTACTCAATGTACGAAGCTTCATTTAATATGGAAGATCATAGTGCAGATCCAATTTTTGTACAAGTTCAATTTGGAAGAAAATGTCTTTCCGCATTTGAAGATTTTGTTATTGAACTTCACAACAAAACCTTTTAG
- a CDS encoding sulfite exporter TauE/SafE family protein encodes MDIMQILGYVGALMIGLVLGLIGGGGSILTVPVLVYLLAVNPVTATAYSLFVVGSSALVGAGKNLQKGQVGLKTALAFAIPAVIAVFSTRKFIVPAIPEKIIRISGFTLTKDIGIMLFFAVLMIMASFSMILDKKKITEKAQKPSERNYWLLAPLGILTGLVTGLVGAGGGFIIIPILVLLAGLPMKKAVGTSLLIIAINSLLGFLGDLGHMDINWVFLLIFTALAIAGIFLGVYLNRFFNGQKLKKAFGWFVLVMGIYIIWTEISG; translated from the coding sequence ATGGATATAATGCAAATTTTAGGATATGTTGGTGCGCTTATGATCGGTTTGGTGTTGGGATTGATTGGCGGCGGCGGTTCTATTTTAACCGTACCCGTGCTGGTATATCTTTTAGCTGTTAATCCGGTTACTGCTACGGCATATTCGCTTTTTGTGGTCGGTTCGTCGGCCCTGGTAGGCGCGGGGAAAAACCTTCAGAAAGGGCAGGTGGGCCTCAAAACTGCGCTTGCTTTCGCTATACCGGCGGTAATTGCTGTTTTCAGCACCCGTAAATTTATCGTTCCGGCTATTCCTGAAAAAATCATTCGTATTTCAGGTTTTACCTTGACCAAAGACATAGGCATCATGTTATTTTTCGCGGTGCTTATGATAATGGCTTCTTTTTCAATGATACTTGATAAGAAAAAGATCACTGAAAAAGCGCAAAAACCCTCTGAAAGAAATTACTGGTTACTGGCCCCGTTAGGCATTTTAACTGGTCTGGTAACCGGACTTGTAGGTGCCGGTGGCGGGTTCATAATAATTCCCATTTTAGTACTACTGGCCGGCCTTCCCATGAAAAAAGCGGTTGGAACTTCCTTGCTTATTATCGCCATAAATTCACTGCTTGGCTTTTTAGGCGACCTGGGTCATATGGATATTAACTGGGTATTTCTACTGATTTTTACGGCCCTTGCCATAGCCGGGATCTTTTTAGGAGTTTATCTGAACAGGTTCTTTAACGGGCAAAAACTGAAAAAGGCCTTCGGATGGTTTGTGCTGGTGATGGGTATTTATATTATATGGACCGAAATATCAGGTTAA
- a CDS encoding NAD-dependent epimerase/dehydratase family protein: MQTILGSGGAIGTELAKALVNYTTNIRLVSRHPEKVNETDELFEADLEDPQATDKAIKNSEIVYLCVGLPYSLQTWKKSWPRIMSNVITSCIKHNCKLVFFDNMYMYDKDHLNGMTEETPVNPCSQKGKVRAEIEQMLKDKANDGLITAMIVRSADFYGPSIKGSSILTETVFKPLSEGKKANWMGSTKYRHSFTYTPDAGKATALLGNTPDAYNEIWHLPTAPNPFTGKEWIEKIARAMDKKPRYMVAPKFVIRVMGIFNPLMEEMLEMMYQYDRDYVFSSKKFEDRFHIKPTPYEQGIKEIVEKDYSIGAMV, encoded by the coding sequence ATGCAAACCATTCTCGGCTCTGGAGGGGCCATAGGCACTGAGCTTGCCAAAGCACTCGTCAACTATACCACCAATATCAGGCTGGTGAGCAGGCATCCCGAAAAAGTCAATGAAACCGACGAACTTTTTGAAGCCGACCTGGAAGATCCACAAGCTACTGATAAAGCCATTAAAAATTCAGAAATCGTTTACCTGTGCGTTGGTTTGCCATATAGTCTCCAGACCTGGAAAAAAAGCTGGCCGCGCATTATGAGCAATGTGATCACTTCCTGCATCAAACATAACTGTAAGCTGGTCTTTTTCGATAATATGTATATGTATGATAAGGATCACCTTAACGGAATGACGGAAGAAACCCCGGTAAACCCCTGCAGCCAGAAGGGAAAAGTTCGGGCAGAAATCGAGCAAATGCTGAAAGACAAAGCTAATGATGGATTGATCACGGCGATGATCGTGAGATCAGCCGATTTTTACGGTCCGTCAATTAAAGGAAGCAGCATACTTACCGAAACCGTTTTTAAACCTCTTAGCGAAGGAAAAAAAGCCAACTGGATGGGATCTACAAAATACAGGCATTCTTTTACTTATACCCCCGATGCGGGGAAAGCCACTGCCCTACTCGGGAATACTCCCGATGCCTATAATGAAATCTGGCATTTGCCTACGGCTCCCAATCCTTTTACAGGAAAAGAGTGGATTGAAAAGATCGCCAGAGCTATGGATAAAAAGCCGAGGTATATGGTCGCACCCAAATTTGTGATCAGGGTGATGGGAATTTTTAATCCGCTTATGGAAGAAATGCTTGAAATGATGTACCAGTATGACAGGGATTATGTTTTCAGCAGTAAAAAATTCGAAGATCGTTTCCATATCAAGCCTACACCCTATGAACAGGGAATAAAAGAGATCGTGGAGAAAGATTATTCAATCGGCGCGATGGTTTAG